In Shouchella patagoniensis, the following are encoded in one genomic region:
- the asnS gene encoding asparagine--tRNA ligase yields the protein MKTTIAQVGHYIDKEVKIGAWIANKRSSGKIAFLQLRDGTGFIQGVVVKAEVAEAVFQTAKSITQESSLYVTGIVRADERSPSGYELTVTDIELIHQSTDYPITPKEHGTEFLMDNRHLWIRSKKQHAVMKIRNQIIKSTYDFFYENGFTKLDSPILTGSSPEGTSELFHTKYFEEDAYLSQSGQLYAEAGAMALGRVFTFGPTFRAEKSKTRRHLIEFWMIEPEMAFMEHEESLEIQEQYVSYLAKAVLTECQLELKVLDRDLSKLESIQAPFPRITYDKALDMLHEKGFDDIKWGDDFGSPHETALAEHYEQPVFITHYPKSLKPFYMQPAPGREDVVLCADLIAPEGYGEVIGGSERIHDYELLKQEIDRHGLPLEQYQWYLDLRKYGSVPHSGFGLGLERTVAWFSGIEHVRETIGFPRLLNRLHP from the coding sequence TTGAAAACAACTATAGCCCAAGTGGGCCATTACATTGATAAAGAAGTAAAAATTGGAGCGTGGATTGCAAATAAACGTTCAAGTGGGAAGATTGCTTTTTTGCAACTTCGTGATGGGACTGGATTTATTCAAGGAGTAGTTGTTAAAGCGGAGGTAGCTGAAGCTGTTTTTCAAACGGCAAAAAGCATTACGCAAGAAAGTTCATTGTATGTTACTGGCATTGTTAGGGCTGATGAACGCTCGCCTTCTGGTTATGAGTTAACAGTTACGGATATCGAACTGATACATCAATCAACAGATTATCCGATAACACCTAAAGAGCATGGAACTGAATTCTTAATGGATAACAGACATCTATGGATACGCTCAAAGAAACAGCATGCTGTCATGAAAATTCGTAACCAGATCATCAAATCAACGTATGATTTCTTCTATGAGAATGGGTTTACTAAATTGGATTCACCCATTTTAACTGGTAGTTCGCCCGAAGGAACATCAGAATTATTTCACACGAAATACTTTGAAGAAGATGCTTACTTATCTCAAAGTGGACAATTGTATGCAGAAGCTGGAGCGATGGCTCTAGGAAGAGTGTTTACGTTTGGACCTACATTTCGCGCTGAAAAATCAAAAACACGTAGACACTTAATTGAGTTTTGGATGATTGAACCAGAAATGGCGTTTATGGAACATGAGGAAAGCTTAGAAATTCAGGAACAATATGTTTCTTATTTGGCCAAAGCAGTCCTTACAGAATGTCAACTGGAATTAAAAGTACTTGACCGTGATCTGTCAAAGCTAGAATCAATTCAAGCGCCTTTTCCTCGTATTACTTACGACAAAGCATTGGACATGTTGCATGAAAAAGGATTTGATGATATTAAATGGGGTGATGACTTTGGTTCGCCTCACGAAACGGCACTAGCAGAACATTATGAGCAGCCTGTATTTATTACACATTACCCTAAGTCCCTTAAACCATTTTATATGCAACCAGCTCCAGGGCGAGAAGATGTTGTTCTTTGCGCAGATTTAATTGCACCAGAAGGATATGGTGAAGTCATCGGTGGATCAGAACGCATTCACGACTATGAATTGCTCAAACAAGAAATTGATCGGCATGGTTTACCCCTAGAACAATATCAGTGGTATTTGGATCTACGTAAATATGGTTCAGTTCCTCACTCTGGTTTTGGTTTAGGGCTTGAACGGACCGTCGCTTGGTTCTCAGGAATTGAGCATGTCCGTGAAACAATTGGATTCCCACGCTTACTAAATCGTTTGCATCCATAG
- a CDS encoding YpoC family protein: MRKQVPKMLLCLPFYKPESSVTISSSATFIERQWQVPFAEEISYQSEPWQEPHEYIRELCLFFHQQKEELSVSYRHRQPQEESLLKSKALMLQCLFWINQEPVNLVSLKEKINHFAVLPNNALERVIFVLENNNYVSFLQMCALFEELEKLNARIQVRNTLIKQRGRR; this comes from the coding sequence ATGCGTAAACAAGTACCGAAAATGCTTTTGTGTTTGCCTTTTTATAAACCTGAAAGCAGTGTAACAATAAGCTCATCAGCAACGTTTATAGAAAGGCAATGGCAAGTACCATTTGCAGAAGAGATTAGCTATCAGTCGGAACCTTGGCAAGAACCTCATGAATATATTAGAGAACTGTGCCTGTTTTTTCATCAACAGAAAGAAGAACTTTCTGTATCTTACCGGCATCGTCAACCTCAAGAAGAATCTCTTCTTAAGTCAAAAGCACTCATGCTGCAATGTTTGTTTTGGATTAACCAGGAACCAGTGAATTTGGTCTCCTTAAAAGAGAAAATAAATCATTTTGCAGTTCTGCCTAATAATGCTTTAGAACGTGTAATTTTTGTACTTGAGAATAACAATTATGTATCTTTTCTGCAAATGTGTGCATTATTTGAAGAACTAGAAAAGCTAAATGCACGTATTCAAGTCCGAAATACGCTTATAAAACAGAGAGGAAGACGATAA
- a CDS encoding dynamin family protein — MNGLKRGVEWTDQETIQWESIQQKRTFTLAFSGHFSSGKSTLLNELIGAPLLPTSPIPTSANQVYIGFGELGVDVEKVSGEISRYVGEIDWNDIRRYGMDGVGIKKLHIKAPIPFLQHFAELVDTPGVDSTDSTHQAMTMDALFTTDAVVYVMDYNHVKAETNLHFLKQLSDEAKPLLLVINQIDKHVEQELLFQTYKESITETLEAWGIKYLSIYYTSMRTAEYNELSQLKTELMAIMAKGKTFAELGKKRLEQSFYLAQIRRIKETEEEAEMDLRSAIDKLGFSIDDLHTYEQNIKEWHELEHASKNREKAFLAEWNSLFRQATLFNSAITDLTQEWLEAMRPNFRVGVLFSKRKTEEEKERRTKLLVTELQDQIQSQLVFHVQRSLQTIPVEFMDKKEAFLTAFNQISFEVNEAFLKHSLPKETVGREYVYQYAQNRSEEIKRIVKQRALEALNIAQDNLKKEDQANWVRAKKELENQSNLVPYIDRWTQMKKEVNSQIDYLKKQAKACDDHGKLEFEVKAALQNATEYSEESNWLGSEEIKQPETLLDSEVQHVQEPFVQQEHVIDLNGLQEILEGNQQKQWGKEWRERLKKRVKQMEMQRFTISLFGAFSAGKSSFANALIGDEVLPTSPHPTTAAVTTVTASMEGFPHGTVVITYKSYQHLEEELTSISKLVSVKLTPDNIRNIRISTIKADTAGKKQAIAYLKTLQESLKNQELLLATTKNVTLDQLASMIANEDVACLIAEAMIYYDCQLTKAGLTLVDTPGVNSIHGRHTNVAYTHIEKSDAIFYVTYYNHSFSKADAQFIEQLGKINQQFSTKQLYFILNAVDLAANPAELAGVESYVRTSLQSAGVNDVLLYPVSSKAALMNKKNELQVGSGFQHFENELYGQMLQTLRRLNEQLLLKETNSYRNYLEEMIQFSQANKENQQALLESTKINFERLLNEFIEEEGKPFRLRIHQEVSELFTYLRERNHFALRDTYLEHVNVATVRGTTKKQQKETVEQGLKQWREEGLFFLEQEVKATAIRLSLSFQRHYERWIKEWEQSIQQVYPAFYLGEFNRMKLTLQLESVESELNLDSYSKRFLSLKSFFEQGESTRVKEEVSFELAKEMGEFLRQQEGNVKTQVATLIEEITLAEKTHIESKMAHEEEKLSILSEPAFAKEMHQEKHLLERWLKI, encoded by the coding sequence GTGAATGGATTAAAACGCGGTGTGGAGTGGACAGATCAAGAAACGATTCAATGGGAATCAATTCAACAAAAACGTACATTTACATTAGCTTTCAGCGGACATTTTTCATCAGGGAAATCAACTCTTCTAAATGAATTAATTGGGGCGCCACTGTTACCGACAAGTCCAATACCAACGAGTGCAAATCAAGTATATATTGGGTTTGGCGAATTAGGCGTTGATGTAGAAAAAGTTAGTGGAGAAATAAGTCGGTATGTTGGAGAAATTGATTGGAATGATATTCGTCGTTATGGTATGGATGGAGTTGGTATAAAAAAACTACATATAAAAGCGCCTATTCCATTTTTACAACACTTTGCTGAACTTGTAGACACGCCAGGCGTAGATTCAACTGATTCAACTCATCAAGCTATGACCATGGATGCATTGTTTACGACTGATGCAGTTGTTTATGTAATGGACTATAACCATGTTAAAGCAGAAACGAATTTGCATTTTTTGAAACAATTATCGGATGAGGCAAAGCCTCTTCTTTTGGTTATTAATCAAATTGATAAGCATGTCGAGCAAGAATTGTTATTTCAAACATATAAAGAGAGTATCACTGAAACACTTGAAGCGTGGGGCATTAAGTATTTATCGATCTATTATACAAGCATGCGCACGGCTGAATATAATGAATTGAGTCAATTAAAAACAGAACTAATGGCTATAATGGCTAAAGGTAAAACGTTTGCGGAGCTCGGTAAGAAGAGACTAGAACAGAGTTTTTATTTAGCTCAAATTCGTCGAATAAAGGAAACTGAAGAGGAAGCAGAGATGGATCTTAGGTCTGCTATTGATAAACTTGGGTTCTCGATAGATGATCTACATACATATGAGCAAAACATAAAAGAGTGGCACGAGCTTGAACACGCTTCTAAAAATAGAGAAAAAGCGTTTTTAGCTGAATGGAACTCATTATTTAGGCAAGCGACCCTTTTTAATTCTGCTATTACCGATCTGACACAAGAATGGTTAGAAGCAATGAGGCCTAATTTCCGTGTTGGCGTCCTGTTTTCAAAAAGAAAAACGGAAGAAGAAAAAGAACGAAGAACAAAATTGCTGGTTACCGAATTGCAAGACCAGATCCAGTCACAGCTTGTTTTCCATGTGCAGCGTTCTTTGCAAACGATACCAGTTGAATTTATGGACAAAAAAGAGGCTTTTTTAACGGCATTTAATCAAATCTCTTTTGAAGTCAATGAAGCATTTTTAAAACACTCGTTGCCAAAAGAAACAGTTGGTAGAGAATATGTGTACCAGTATGCACAAAATCGTAGTGAAGAAATAAAACGTATAGTAAAACAACGAGCGCTTGAAGCATTAAACATTGCACAAGATAATTTAAAAAAAGAAGATCAAGCGAATTGGGTTCGAGCTAAAAAAGAATTAGAGAACCAAAGCAACCTCGTGCCTTACATTGATAGATGGACTCAAATGAAAAAAGAGGTAAATAGTCAGATTGACTATTTAAAAAAGCAGGCTAAAGCTTGTGATGACCATGGTAAGTTAGAATTTGAAGTAAAAGCAGCCCTTCAAAATGCTACTGAGTATTCCGAAGAGAGCAACTGGCTAGGCAGCGAAGAAATCAAACAACCTGAAACCTTATTAGACAGTGAGGTCCAGCACGTACAAGAACCGTTCGTCCAGCAAGAGCACGTGATTGATCTTAATGGTTTGCAAGAAATTTTAGAAGGAAATCAGCAAAAACAATGGGGAAAAGAATGGCGAGAACGCTTGAAAAAAAGAGTGAAGCAAATGGAAATGCAACGTTTCACAATCTCATTGTTTGGTGCTTTTAGTGCTGGGAAATCAAGTTTTGCAAATGCCTTGATTGGTGATGAGGTATTACCTACATCTCCTCATCCAACTACAGCCGCCGTAACAACTGTTACCGCCTCAATGGAGGGTTTCCCACATGGAACAGTCGTTATTACGTATAAAAGCTATCAACATTTGGAAGAAGAACTTACGTCTATTTCAAAGTTAGTCTCCGTTAAGCTTACACCTGATAACATTAGAAATATACGTATATCAACGATAAAAGCCGATACTGCAGGAAAAAAACAGGCAATTGCTTATTTAAAAACGTTGCAGGAAAGTTTAAAAAATCAAGAGTTGTTATTGGCAACTACGAAAAATGTCACGTTGGATCAATTAGCTTCAATGATTGCAAATGAAGATGTAGCTTGTTTAATTGCAGAGGCAATGATTTATTATGATTGCCAACTAACGAAAGCAGGTTTAACTTTAGTTGATACACCAGGTGTTAACTCTATTCATGGCCGTCATACGAATGTTGCTTATACACATATTGAGAAATCGGATGCGATTTTTTACGTTACTTATTATAATCATTCTTTTTCAAAAGCAGACGCTCAATTTATTGAACAACTGGGTAAAATCAATCAACAGTTCTCTACAAAACAACTATATTTTATTTTAAATGCTGTTGACTTGGCAGCTAATCCTGCAGAATTAGCTGGCGTAGAAAGCTATGTGAGAACCTCTTTACAAAGTGCTGGAGTAAATGATGTGTTGCTCTATCCTGTTTCTAGTAAAGCAGCATTAATGAATAAGAAAAATGAGTTACAAGTTGGGTCGGGGTTCCAACATTTCGAAAACGAATTGTATGGTCAAATGTTACAAACCCTTAGGCGTTTAAACGAACAACTCTTATTGAAAGAAACGAATTCTTATCGCAATTACTTGGAAGAAATGATTCAGTTTTCACAAGCGAATAAGGAGAATCAACAAGCGTTGTTGGAGAGCACAAAAATAAATTTTGAACGACTTCTAAATGAGTTTATAGAAGAAGAAGGGAAGCCATTTCGCTTGCGGATTCATCAAGAGGTAAGCGAATTATTTACTTACTTACGTGAACGAAACCATTTTGCTTTGCGAGATACGTATCTTGAACATGTGAATGTTGCTACGGTTAGGGGAACAACCAAAAAACAACAAAAGGAGACAGTTGAACAAGGGTTAAAACAATGGAGGGAAGAAGGTCTTTTTTTCCTGGAGCAGGAAGTGAAAGCAACGGCCATTCGTCTTTCCCTCTCATTCCAACGTCATTATGAACGTTGGATTAAAGAGTGGGAGCAATCCATTCAACAGGTCTACCCAGCTTTTTACCTAGGTGAGTTTAATAGGATGAAGCTAACACTTCAATTGGAATCAGTTGAGTCAGAGTTAAACCTTGATTCTTACAGCAAACGATTTCTTTCGTTAAAGTCTTTTTTTGAACAGGGAGAATCAACTCGTGTAAAAGAAGAAGTTTCGTTTGAGTTGGCAAAAGAAATGGGAGAGTTTTTGCGTCAACAAGAGGGAAATGTCAAAACTCAGGTCGCTACACTTATAGAGGAAATTACTCTTGCAGAGAAAACACACATTGAATCAAAAATGGCCCATGAAGAAGAAAAATTATCAATTTTATCTGAACCAGCTTTTGCAAAAGAAATGCATCAAGAAAAGCATTTGCTAGAAAGG
- a CDS encoding DnaD domain-containing protein, translated as MNQHVFMKWAQQKHLSIPHLLLEHYNDLHINEHEFVALLHIQSFLDAGDAFPTPQLLSDRMTLEIEDCAKLIGTLVRKRFLAIENRLDEESGILYEYCSLEPLWAALVGHLEKVDSQRETTDQAEMEGQLYKRFEQEFARPLSPIEAETLSMWFDQDQHSTELILAALREAVVSGKLNFRYIDRILFEWKKNGVQTVEQAKAHSERFRKKVPQERKKNEGQQKNIPGFHWLENL; from the coding sequence TTGAATCAACACGTATTTATGAAATGGGCGCAACAAAAACATTTATCGATACCCCATTTGCTGTTAGAGCACTACAACGACTTACACATAAATGAACATGAGTTTGTGGCTTTATTGCATATTCAGTCGTTTTTGGACGCAGGAGATGCATTTCCCACACCACAGTTGCTCAGCGACCGTATGACTTTGGAGATAGAAGATTGTGCAAAACTTATTGGAACACTCGTACGGAAACGATTTCTTGCAATCGAAAACAGACTTGATGAAGAGTCAGGTATTTTATATGAATACTGTTCATTAGAACCGTTATGGGCTGCACTTGTTGGTCATTTAGAAAAAGTTGATTCACAGAGAGAAACGACTGATCAAGCTGAGATGGAAGGACAACTCTATAAACGATTTGAGCAAGAATTCGCCCGTCCTTTATCACCAATTGAAGCAGAAACATTATCGATGTGGTTTGATCAAGATCAACATTCAACAGAATTGATTCTAGCTGCTTTACGAGAGGCGGTTGTTTCTGGGAAGCTTAATTTTCGTTATATAGATAGAATTTTATTTGAATGGAAAAAGAATGGTGTCCAAACGGTGGAACAAGCGAAAGCCCATAGTGAACGCTTTCGGAAAAAAGTACCGCAAGAACGGAAAAAGAACGAGGGACAACAAAAAAACATACCAGGATTTCACTGGCTTGAAAATTTATAA
- a CDS encoding cell wall elongation regulator TseB-like domain-containing protein: MKKKLAIAAMVSALIFISLGLFMYHSIRSPLLEGAEEASDYLLNNNLLQTVDDLSFYHGGEGYWVAVGTDEDGETSIAWLNYDPEDRENTLVLPADSGVPKEEIKAEVSEELNVESFDSVRLGMEDGRPIYEFTYNSAQQARVFYYMSFETGEYVKSYSVSINP; encoded by the coding sequence ATGAAAAAGAAACTGGCGATCGCTGCAATGGTGTCCGCTCTCATTTTTATAAGCCTAGGATTGTTTATGTATCATTCCATACGCAGCCCTCTCTTGGAAGGGGCTGAGGAAGCATCCGATTATTTACTCAACAATAATTTGTTGCAAACGGTGGATGACCTTTCATTTTATCATGGCGGTGAAGGCTACTGGGTAGCTGTTGGGACTGATGAAGATGGTGAAACTTCCATTGCGTGGTTAAATTATGATCCTGAAGATCGAGAAAACACACTTGTTTTGCCAGCCGATAGTGGCGTTCCAAAAGAAGAAATAAAAGCTGAAGTAAGTGAAGAACTTAATGTAGAGTCGTTTGATTCAGTTCGCCTAGGAATGGAAGATGGAAGACCGATTTATGAATTTACATATAATTCAGCCCAACAAGCTAGAGTATTTTACTATATGTCTTTTGAAACGGGTGAATATGTAAAGAGTTACAGTGTAAGCATAAATCCTTAA
- the nth gene encoding endonuclease III, which yields MLSKKDTQYAIDIMGELFPEAECELTHKNPFELLIAVVLSAQCTDALVNKVTPSLFAKYKKPEDYVDVSIEELQNDIRSIGLYRNKAKNIKKLAHSLLTEFNGQVPKTRDELESLAGVGRKTANVVTSVAFGEPAIAVDTHVERVSKRLGICRWKDNVRQVEETLQKKIKKEDWSDAHHRLIFFGRYHCKAQVPKCASCPLFDLCREGKKRMKATHIDA from the coding sequence ATGCTTTCAAAAAAAGATACACAATATGCAATTGACATAATGGGCGAACTATTTCCCGAAGCAGAATGTGAGCTTACACATAAGAACCCGTTCGAGCTGCTCATAGCTGTTGTCTTATCTGCTCAGTGCACAGATGCTTTAGTGAATAAAGTGACACCATCGTTATTTGCTAAATATAAAAAACCGGAAGATTACGTAGATGTGTCAATTGAAGAGTTACAAAATGACATTCGTTCAATTGGCTTATACCGAAATAAAGCAAAAAATATAAAGAAGTTGGCTCACTCATTACTTACTGAATTTAATGGTCAAGTTCCTAAGACAAGAGACGAGCTTGAATCACTTGCTGGGGTTGGAAGAAAAACAGCAAATGTAGTGACGAGCGTGGCATTTGGTGAACCAGCAATAGCTGTTGATACACATGTCGAACGTGTATCGAAACGTCTAGGGATATGTAGATGGAAAGACAACGTAAGACAAGTTGAAGAGACATTACAAAAAAAAATAAAGAAAGAAGATTGGTCGGATGCACATCATCGACTTATCTTTTTTGGACGTTACCATTGTAAAGCGCAAGTTCCTAAATGTGCGTCTTGCCCGTTATTTGATTTATGCCGTGAAGGCAAAAAACGAATGAAAGCAACTCATATCGATGCGTAA
- a CDS encoding YpmA family protein: protein MERAEMKMKVLSTVTVERTDDFYKVVDQLNRTLKDKGLTFGFALDEKDSNKITMTIYEV from the coding sequence ATGGAACGGGCCGAAATGAAAATGAAAGTCTTATCTACCGTAACAGTTGAACGAACAGATGACTTTTACAAAGTCGTTGACCAACTAAATCGAACGTTAAAAGATAAAGGGTTGACCTTTGGTTTTGCTCTTGATGAAAAAGATTCAAATAAAATTACAATGACCATTTATGAAGTGTAA